A window of Fodinibius salinus contains these coding sequences:
- a CDS encoding 3-hydroxybutyryl-CoA dehydrogenase — protein sequence MKQVAVIGGGTMGNGICHVFAMNGIPVNLVEMEQELADKAVETIDKNLERMVNKEKIDAEQKVQTLENITTFTNTIEAVKDADLVIEAVPENFEIKKQVFADVDKAAPEDSILATNTSSISITKLAATTSRPEQVVGMHFFNPVPVMKLVEVVRGLDTSDDVVETVDETARLLNKNPVEVADYPGFVSNRVLMPMINEAICCVHEGVADPEDIDDVMKLGMAHPMGPLRLADFIGLDVCLDILNVLHEGFKDPKYRPSPLLVKMVDAGKLGDKTGEGFYEH from the coding sequence ATTAAACAAGTAGCAGTTATCGGCGGCGGCACTATGGGTAATGGAATTTGCCATGTATTTGCCATGAATGGAATTCCTGTAAACCTGGTAGAAATGGAGCAGGAACTGGCGGATAAAGCGGTGGAGACCATCGACAAGAATTTGGAGCGGATGGTCAACAAAGAAAAGATTGACGCTGAACAGAAAGTACAGACGCTCGAAAATATCACCACTTTCACCAATACTATTGAAGCTGTCAAAGATGCGGATTTAGTGATCGAAGCCGTGCCCGAGAATTTTGAAATTAAAAAGCAGGTATTTGCGGACGTGGATAAAGCAGCTCCGGAAGATAGTATCCTGGCAACGAACACTTCTTCGATTTCTATTACGAAACTGGCAGCTACGACATCCCGTCCCGAGCAGGTTGTTGGCATGCACTTCTTTAATCCAGTGCCTGTTATGAAGTTGGTAGAGGTTGTACGTGGACTTGATACCAGCGACGATGTAGTGGAAACGGTAGATGAAACGGCGCGGCTGCTCAATAAAAACCCTGTTGAAGTAGCAGACTACCCGGGTTTTGTATCCAACCGTGTACTCATGCCAATGATTAATGAGGCTATCTGTTGTGTGCATGAAGGAGTGGCTGATCCCGAAGATATTGATGACGTTATGAAGCTGGGTATGGCACATCCAATGGGCCCGCTTCGGTTGGCCGATTTTATTGGCTTGGATGTATGTCTCGATATTTTAAATGTATTGCACGAGGGGTTTAAAGATCCTAAATACCGTCCCTCTCCGCTTTTGGTAAAGATGGTGGATGCCGGCAAGCTGGGGGATAAGACGGGTGAAGGATTTTATGAGCACTAA
- a CDS encoding glycoside hydrolase family 3 N-terminal domain-containing protein, producing MSTFFQSHLRSFTLIFLTLTVGFTVGACSVLENMFSDSEESSPDIKQESILTKVDSTNIDVSDSIPFEGPSDTLAEADSINIDSLLNRMTLKEKIGQLFFVRAYGHFKSYDEASYQQLLQKIKDFHIGGITFFNGTIYGQTILTNKLQQASKIPLWITQDMEYGAAMRVDGATRFPPAMAVAATQNPDYAYWMGKVTAKEANALGVNQIFGPVLDVNNNPRNPVINVRSFSGNPDTVAAYGKRFIDGVQSEDILATAKHFPGHGDTDTDSHLSLPVINYNYTRLDSVELLPFRSAVGDGVSSIMSAHIAFPQISSRQNLPATMDSTIINNILADSLGFNGLVVSDGLEMKGISSNYSPGDAVIKALQAGVDLILLSPDELTAINEIEAAIKNKRITEQRIDQSVRKLLKWKKKQGLFQKEHIDINTLSNKISTRKHELIAQEISQKSLTLVKNKGDILPIKPYQYPNITVVSVSDGSSGRAGNGFVSCIKDHHPNITSHVLDKRTGPKEKKQMLADARDADLVIIGSFIYVRSGQKVQLNQDDLRLLQKLHKDTPAALVAFGNPYVVQDLPKTDAQLMAWSATDQQVKSVVPALFGGASISGRLPIEIPGMYDFNHGITLPQTTIRSDAPEVAGLSRDSLKKVEKIMNQAVLDSTFPGGAVAVVKNGVMAYQKGFGYQTYKKLNPIRKNTIYDLASLTKVTATTPAVMKLVDEGKLSLDDRVGKYIAEFTSGPKKNITIRNLLLHNSGLPPYRIYVDSIKTEAKLIKAIKNEPLTYKPGTKYKYSDLGFILLGEIIEQVTGLPLDQYVHKTFYYPLGMNDTFFTPNRSNKWIFKRISPTEIDTSIRMKTIKGQVHDERAYYLNGVAGHAGLFSTVDDLAIYCQMLLSGGSYAGQQYLDPSTVNKFSQRQSELINRGYGFDRKSSGFSTAGSLTSDKTFGHTGFTGTSFWIDPNHDIAIIILTNRTFPHRSYGQNISTIRARIADAVMSSIIE from the coding sequence ATGAGCACTTTTTTTCAAAGTCATTTACGTTCTTTCACCCTGATATTTCTCACGCTAACGGTTGGTTTTACTGTTGGTGCCTGCTCGGTGCTCGAAAATATGTTTTCAGATTCAGAGGAATCATCCCCAGACATTAAGCAGGAGAGCATACTTACCAAGGTTGACTCCACAAACATTGACGTCTCCGATTCAATTCCATTTGAAGGACCTTCAGACACCCTTGCTGAAGCTGATTCTATAAATATTGATTCGCTGCTTAACCGGATGACGCTGAAAGAAAAAATTGGGCAGCTCTTCTTTGTCCGTGCTTACGGCCATTTTAAAAGTTATGACGAGGCATCATATCAGCAGTTACTCCAGAAGATTAAGGACTTCCATATCGGGGGTATTACCTTTTTTAACGGTACCATTTATGGGCAAACCATACTTACTAATAAGCTTCAGCAAGCCAGTAAGATCCCCCTGTGGATTACCCAGGATATGGAGTACGGCGCCGCCATGCGCGTTGATGGAGCAACCCGATTCCCACCGGCCATGGCCGTAGCAGCTACCCAAAATCCCGATTATGCCTATTGGATGGGTAAGGTTACGGCCAAAGAGGCTAACGCCCTGGGCGTTAATCAAATTTTCGGTCCCGTTCTGGATGTGAACAACAATCCTCGAAATCCGGTTATTAATGTGCGTTCATTTTCGGGTAATCCCGATACCGTTGCTGCCTATGGCAAACGATTTATTGACGGCGTACAATCAGAGGATATTCTTGCAACCGCCAAGCACTTTCCCGGCCACGGCGACACGGATACCGACTCTCACCTGTCGTTGCCAGTTATCAATTATAATTATACACGACTAGACTCAGTAGAACTTCTCCCCTTCCGCTCTGCCGTTGGCGATGGCGTTAGCAGCATAATGAGTGCCCACATTGCATTCCCCCAAATCAGTTCGCGCCAGAATCTGCCAGCTACCATGGATTCTACCATCATAAACAATATTCTGGCAGACAGCCTGGGATTCAATGGCCTAGTAGTGAGTGACGGCCTGGAAATGAAAGGAATTTCGTCTAACTATTCACCCGGTGATGCAGTTATCAAAGCACTGCAAGCCGGTGTTGATCTCATACTTTTGAGTCCTGATGAGCTAACAGCTATTAATGAAATAGAAGCAGCAATTAAAAATAAACGTATTACTGAACAGCGTATCGATCAGTCCGTACGTAAATTGTTAAAGTGGAAAAAAAAGCAGGGCCTATTCCAAAAAGAACACATCGATATCAATACGCTCAGCAACAAAATAAGTACGCGTAAGCACGAGCTCATTGCGCAAGAAATAAGCCAAAAATCCCTTACCCTTGTTAAAAACAAGGGCGATATCCTGCCCATCAAACCCTATCAATATCCCAATATTACCGTCGTTTCGGTATCAGACGGAAGCTCCGGACGCGCGGGCAATGGTTTTGTTTCTTGTATCAAAGATCATCATCCCAATATAACATCGCACGTGCTTGATAAGCGCACCGGTCCCAAAGAAAAGAAACAAATGTTAGCCGATGCCCGTGATGCTGATTTAGTCATCATCGGATCATTCATTTATGTGCGTTCCGGTCAAAAAGTACAGCTCAACCAAGATGATCTGCGACTGCTGCAAAAACTACATAAGGATACGCCCGCGGCACTTGTCGCATTCGGAAATCCCTATGTAGTACAGGATTTGCCCAAAACAGATGCGCAACTTATGGCATGGTCAGCCACTGACCAGCAAGTAAAAAGTGTGGTCCCTGCTCTTTTTGGCGGTGCAAGTATAAGCGGGCGGCTGCCAATTGAAATACCCGGTATGTATGATTTTAACCACGGTATTACGCTGCCGCAAACGACTATACGATCCGACGCCCCCGAAGTGGCTGGTCTTTCGCGGGACTCGCTCAAAAAAGTAGAAAAAATTATGAATCAGGCCGTGCTCGATTCTACTTTCCCGGGTGGTGCAGTAGCCGTTGTAAAAAATGGAGTTATGGCTTACCAAAAAGGATTTGGCTACCAAACCTACAAAAAGCTGAATCCCATACGCAAAAATACGATCTATGATCTGGCCTCACTTACAAAAGTGACGGCCACTACTCCCGCAGTGATGAAACTGGTTGATGAAGGGAAATTGAGCCTCGATGACCGCGTAGGCAAATATATTGCCGAGTTTACCTCCGGTCCAAAAAAGAATATCACTATTCGTAACCTGCTGCTGCACAACTCAGGGTTACCGCCCTATCGCATTTATGTGGATTCCATCAAGACCGAAGCAAAACTAATCAAAGCCATTAAAAATGAGCCACTAACGTACAAACCCGGCACAAAATATAAGTACAGTGATCTGGGGTTTATTTTACTAGGCGAAATTATTGAACAGGTTACCGGTCTGCCGCTGGATCAATATGTTCACAAAACATTTTATTATCCACTGGGCATGAATGATACTTTTTTTACTCCCAACCGATCCAACAAATGGATTTTTAAACGTATCTCCCCTACCGAAATTGATACCTCTATCCGAATGAAAACAATCAAAGGGCAAGTACATGATGAACGAGCCTATTACCTCAACGGTGTTGCGGGGCACGCGGGATTGTTTTCAACCGTCGATGATCTTGCTATTTATTGCCAGATGCTTTTGAGCGGCGGCTCCTATGCCGGCCAGCAGTATTTGGATCCCTCCACCGTCAACAAGTTTAGCCAAAGGCAATCTGAGCTGATCAATCGTGGCTATGGCTTTGATCGAAAGAGCAGCGGTTTTAGCACCGCGGGATCGCTGACCAGTGACAAAACGTTTGGTCATACCGGATTTACCGGCACCAGCTTTTGGATTGACCCCAATCATGATATAGCGATCATAATTTTAACGAACCGGACATTTCCGCATCGTTCCTATGGACAAAACATCAGCACCATCCGTGCCCGAATAGCCGATGCGGTTATGTCATCAATAATAGAATAA
- a CDS encoding threonine aldolase family protein, with amino-acid sequence MIDLRSDTVTKPTPQMRQAMVEAKVGDDVFGEDPTVNALEKKIARKFGFEAGLFVPSGTMANQLSINTLTEQGEEVLIEETGHIANYESTAAAHLSSVHLKTLPGQQGKLSAELLTDTVRGSRDWEPQTSVIALENTTNKGGGCCYSEEELSAIRAFSDNHNLAVHLDGARIWNAMTATGTEPKFYSSIADTLSVCFSKGLGAPVGSMVLSSKQQIAEMRRMRKMWGGGMRQVGILAAAADYAVENHYQLLKEDHRRAKELAEVIEQCSGLAIKRDLVETNILIFDVLNMSAPTAVEKLEEQGVRLVPFGPNTLRATFYFHITDEDLQQAKQIFRSLYD; translated from the coding sequence ATGATTGATCTGCGAAGTGATACGGTAACTAAGCCCACCCCTCAAATGCGTCAGGCTATGGTTGAGGCCAAAGTAGGGGACGATGTGTTTGGTGAGGATCCTACAGTAAATGCGTTGGAAAAGAAGATAGCTCGTAAGTTTGGATTCGAAGCAGGCTTGTTTGTGCCCAGCGGTACCATGGCTAATCAGCTGAGTATCAATACGCTAACCGAACAGGGAGAGGAAGTGCTCATCGAAGAAACGGGCCATATTGCTAATTATGAATCCACAGCAGCGGCTCATCTTTCATCCGTTCATCTAAAGACGCTGCCGGGTCAACAGGGTAAATTATCGGCAGAATTACTTACAGATACTGTCCGCGGCAGTCGCGACTGGGAACCACAAACTTCTGTAATTGCACTGGAAAATACTACAAACAAGGGGGGCGGATGTTGCTACAGTGAAGAGGAGCTTTCTGCTATTCGTGCATTTTCCGATAATCATAACTTGGCTGTTCATTTAGATGGAGCGCGGATCTGGAATGCGATGACGGCTACTGGTACCGAGCCTAAGTTCTACAGTTCCATTGCTGATACGCTATCCGTTTGTTTTAGCAAGGGGTTGGGTGCACCCGTTGGATCCATGGTGTTGTCATCGAAACAGCAAATTGCCGAAATGCGGCGTATGCGTAAAATGTGGGGTGGAGGCATGCGACAAGTCGGGATACTGGCTGCAGCTGCCGACTATGCTGTGGAGAATCACTATCAGCTGCTGAAAGAAGATCACCGCCGGGCGAAGGAACTGGCAGAAGTTATTGAGCAGTGTAGCGGACTTGCAATTAAACGGGATCTGGTAGAGACGAATATCCTTATTTTTGATGTTTTGAATATGTCAGCGCCTACGGCCGTGGAAAAATTAGAAGAGCAGGGCGTTCGTCTGGTGCCATTTGGACCAAATACGCTGCGAGCAACTTTTTATTTTCATATCACAGATGAAGATTTGCAACAGGCAAAGCAAATATTTAGAAGCCTTTACGATTAG
- a CDS encoding penicillin acylase family protein yields the protein MKSISRGLLFIGILVLGIAILGIYWTFYRPLPDYNATTTQPQLQQKVNIHWDSRGVPHIYAESKHDLYYSLGYVHAQDRLWQMTLSQMAIEGRFAEFLGKKMVPYDKLQRTIGFWRTAKKIEKTLSDSTRRQLQAYTDGVNSYIQKNPKSLPIQFSLTGMEPIQWTITHSIALTRLMAWDLNLAWKSELTYAYLSEQLSRNKFSDLLPDTNFVAGHSVPSHSDRWAQSLMPIIQKDEQLNKMLGKQGSHLGSNAWAVSGQKSADSAPLLAGDPHLGINIPGKWYEAHLNLNGRNLSGATLAGAPIVVLGQNEQLGWSLTNVMLDDTDFYQEAVDPQNKNRYAVDSLDGNAIYEKFEYQQEVLKIKNADDTVFTRKVTNHGPVISDIFTEQNYIDNRVITMRWTGHEVSHEIEALLGMNWATSFSEFRQEASKFKAPAQNVVYADTAGNIARLTLGKVPKRSGNPILLRDGWDSSQNWQETVPFDELPSTVNPDRGWVANANNPVGGQNYEHYLSIYWEPDARYERIKQYLKRDIPFSPTTFQEMQNDSYSLYARDLTKLILPVLKKSKADSFDTVISYLENWDYSYDPSETAASIMDVFMLKLSKNIFEDDLGPAVYNNFVQFSALPERTLMRALRNQNSFIENKQTENKIEDHADLIIQSMQETTTFLTQRLGSEPFEWRWGQLHTISLKPPLLGRAAEKEDASETLQLVVNNLLSKGPYPTEGHGLSINNGEYNWNDPYQMILGPSIRRVVDFSDLSRTRSIMPTGQSGNPLSQFYGDQTESWLNGQYKFVYQDSSFFNEIPYQTTTLLPEE from the coding sequence ATGAAATCAATCTCTCGAGGTCTTCTTTTTATAGGTATTTTGGTGTTGGGTATTGCTATCCTCGGTATTTACTGGACGTTTTATCGTCCCCTCCCCGACTACAACGCCACCACTACGCAACCTCAACTCCAGCAAAAAGTTAACATCCACTGGGATTCGCGCGGCGTACCCCATATCTATGCTGAAAGCAAGCACGATCTTTACTACAGCCTAGGATATGTACATGCACAAGATCGTCTTTGGCAAATGACACTTAGCCAGATGGCTATCGAAGGGCGTTTTGCTGAATTTCTTGGTAAAAAGATGGTACCGTATGACAAGCTACAGCGGACCATTGGATTCTGGCGTACGGCCAAAAAAATAGAAAAGACACTTTCTGATTCTACCCGGCGACAGCTACAAGCCTATACTGACGGCGTCAACTCGTACATTCAAAAAAATCCCAAGAGCCTGCCCATACAGTTTTCTCTTACTGGTATGGAGCCTATCCAATGGACGATCACCCACTCCATAGCCCTGACACGCCTGATGGCTTGGGACCTCAACCTAGCCTGGAAATCAGAATTAACCTATGCGTACCTTTCAGAACAATTGTCTCGCAACAAGTTTTCTGATCTTTTACCTGATACCAATTTTGTTGCTGGCCATTCCGTACCATCCCATTCCGACAGATGGGCACAAAGTTTAATGCCAATTATCCAAAAGGATGAACAACTGAACAAGATGCTGGGCAAGCAGGGCTCACACCTTGGAAGCAATGCCTGGGCCGTAAGCGGTCAAAAATCGGCTGATAGCGCTCCCTTATTAGCGGGCGACCCACACTTGGGAATCAACATACCCGGTAAGTGGTACGAGGCACATCTAAATTTAAATGGACGCAATCTATCAGGAGCCACACTGGCCGGTGCTCCCATTGTAGTGCTCGGCCAAAATGAACAGCTGGGGTGGTCGTTGACCAACGTCATGCTAGACGATACTGATTTTTACCAAGAGGCCGTAGATCCCCAAAATAAGAACCGCTATGCCGTAGATTCGTTGGATGGCAATGCCATCTATGAAAAATTTGAGTATCAGCAAGAAGTACTGAAAATAAAAAATGCCGACGATACCGTTTTTACAAGAAAAGTAACCAATCACGGTCCTGTAATATCTGATATTTTCACTGAGCAAAACTATATCGATAATCGTGTTATTACTATGCGGTGGACTGGCCACGAAGTAAGCCATGAAATTGAAGCACTACTGGGCATGAACTGGGCCACATCATTTAGTGAATTTCGCCAGGAAGCAAGCAAATTCAAAGCCCCTGCGCAAAATGTTGTTTATGCAGATACGGCAGGCAACATAGCCCGACTTACGCTTGGCAAAGTTCCAAAGAGGAGCGGCAATCCTATTCTTTTACGTGATGGATGGGATTCATCCCAAAATTGGCAGGAAACTGTACCTTTTGATGAATTGCCTTCGACCGTAAATCCCGATCGCGGATGGGTCGCCAATGCCAACAATCCCGTTGGAGGCCAAAACTACGAACACTACCTGTCGATCTACTGGGAACCGGATGCACGATATGAACGTATTAAACAGTATCTGAAACGTGACATCCCCTTTTCGCCCACAACATTTCAAGAGATGCAAAACGACTCGTACTCCCTTTATGCCCGTGATCTTACCAAGCTTATTTTGCCGGTCTTGAAAAAAAGCAAAGCCGACAGTTTTGATACCGTTATCTCATATCTCGAAAATTGGGATTACTCCTATGACCCCTCAGAAACTGCTGCTTCCATTATGGACGTTTTCATGCTCAAGCTTTCAAAAAATATTTTTGAGGATGACTTAGGACCCGCGGTGTATAATAATTTTGTCCAATTCTCAGCCCTTCCCGAACGCACGCTAATGCGAGCATTACGCAACCAAAACTCTTTTATCGAGAATAAACAGACCGAAAATAAGATAGAAGATCACGCTGATCTTATTATCCAGAGCATGCAAGAAACAACAACATTTTTGACACAGAGACTGGGCTCAGAACCCTTCGAATGGCGGTGGGGACAACTACATACCATATCCCTTAAACCACCTCTGTTGGGACGCGCAGCCGAAAAAGAAGATGCCTCTGAAACACTACAGTTGGTTGTCAATAATCTACTTAGCAAAGGACCCTACCCAACCGAAGGACACGGACTAAGTATCAACAATGGAGAATATAATTGGAACGATCCCTACCAGATGATACTTGGACCATCAATACGACGTGTCGTTGACTTTTCGGACCTCAGTCGAACAAGATCTATTATGCCAACGGGGCAATCCGGGAATCCCCTTTCGCAATTTTACGGTGACCAAACCGAAAGCTGGCTCAACGGACAGTATAAGTTTGTATATCAGGACAGTAGCTTTTTCAACGAAATTCCCTATCAAACCACTACCTTACTTCCGGAAGAATAG
- a CDS encoding threonine/serine dehydratase, with the protein MESIQVPTPRQIEQARERLGNKVRRTPVWEWKSEISKELTSPDTNLFLKLELLQYAGSFKPRGALMNMLELSDEQLENGVTAVSAGNHAIAVAYAAKSLNTTAKVVMPKTANQFRVKKCEYHGANVELVDDVHIAFERVKEIEEQENRAFIHPFEGEQTAIGTATVGLELMQDTRHLDAVIVPIGGGGLCAGIATAVKQINPDCKVYGVEPTGADSMSKSRAAGEPVEIEKVDTIADSLGAPHAAPYSFGLCQRFVDDVVTITDLQMAQMMKVMFEELKLAVEPAGASAMAGAVGPLADRIEGKSVGIIVCGTNIDTKSFHTILDETK; encoded by the coding sequence ATGGAAAGTATTCAAGTTCCTACGCCAAGACAGATTGAACAAGCCCGAGAAAGGTTGGGCAACAAGGTTCGCCGAACCCCGGTTTGGGAATGGAAAAGTGAGATATCTAAGGAATTAACCAGCCCGGATACCAATCTTTTTTTGAAGCTGGAGCTCTTGCAATATGCCGGCAGTTTCAAGCCGCGCGGTGCGCTGATGAATATGTTGGAGCTCTCTGATGAGCAGCTTGAAAATGGTGTTACAGCTGTCAGCGCCGGTAATCATGCTATTGCGGTAGCCTATGCGGCAAAATCACTGAATACAACGGCCAAGGTAGTTATGCCGAAGACAGCCAACCAATTTCGAGTAAAAAAATGTGAGTATCACGGAGCCAATGTTGAACTGGTGGATGATGTGCATATTGCTTTTGAGCGAGTAAAAGAGATTGAAGAACAGGAAAACCGGGCATTTATCCATCCGTTTGAAGGTGAACAAACCGCGATTGGTACCGCTACTGTAGGACTTGAGCTGATGCAGGATACTCGGCACTTGGATGCCGTTATTGTTCCTATTGGCGGCGGGGGCCTTTGTGCTGGTATAGCAACGGCAGTAAAGCAAATAAATCCCGATTGTAAAGTATATGGCGTGGAGCCTACCGGGGCCGACAGCATGAGCAAGAGCAGAGCAGCAGGCGAACCGGTTGAGATTGAAAAGGTTGATACTATTGCTGATAGCCTGGGCGCTCCGCACGCTGCTCCGTATAGTTTTGGCCTTTGCCAGCGGTTTGTGGATGACGTGGTAACGATTACCGATCTGCAGATGGCACAGATGATGAAAGTGATGTTCGAAGAGCTGAAGCTGGCTGTTGAACCGGCGGGTGCTTCGGCAATGGCAGGAGCTGTAGGTCCGTTAGCGGATCGTATTGAAGGAAAATCGGTGGGTATTATTGTATGCGGTACCAACATTGATACCAAAAGTTTTCACACTATTTTAGATGAGACAAAGTGA
- a CDS encoding aspartate aminotransferase family protein: MNFQQLTEQYHLPVYNRFPITITKGQGTHVWDENGNKYLDALAGIAVNSLGHCHPNVVEAVQQQVEQLMHISNFYYSKPQAQLLELLAEISGLDKGFICNSGGEAMEAAVKAARKYGQAYDKQPSLITVSNAFHGRTMGTISMGMKKYSKGYDPLMKGFNEVPMNDTEALEATFNDQTLGVVIETIQGSGGLHVASQDFIERIQSLCDTHDALFIVDEVQTGIGRTGAMFGFEHYNVQPDIIAIAKAMGGGFPIGAMVCTDKVAKTMSYGDHGSTYGGNPLACAASVAALNTIKDEDLIQQADEKGQFLENKLREMSSTIPEITDIRGRGLMLGVELDFNGRKVVEDMMAMGVLSNCTQGNVIRLVPPLVINNEELTRLADVLIQAIRKNIGIDKTK, encoded by the coding sequence ATGAATTTTCAGCAGCTTACCGAACAATACCATCTCCCTGTTTACAATCGATTTCCCATTACCATCACCAAAGGCCAAGGAACTCATGTCTGGGATGAAAACGGCAATAAATACTTGGATGCTCTTGCAGGTATAGCAGTTAACAGCCTTGGACACTGCCATCCAAATGTTGTAGAAGCTGTTCAGCAACAAGTAGAGCAGCTGATGCATATCTCCAACTTTTATTACAGCAAACCACAGGCACAGCTTTTAGAATTACTTGCTGAAATCTCAGGATTAGACAAAGGATTCATCTGCAATAGTGGTGGCGAAGCCATGGAGGCAGCTGTAAAAGCGGCTCGGAAATATGGGCAGGCTTATGACAAGCAGCCTTCACTTATAACCGTCAGTAATGCCTTTCACGGACGAACGATGGGAACCATATCCATGGGGATGAAAAAATATTCCAAAGGCTACGACCCACTGATGAAAGGATTTAATGAAGTGCCAATGAACGACACAGAAGCACTCGAAGCCACATTTAATGATCAAACGCTTGGCGTCGTTATTGAAACCATACAGGGATCCGGCGGACTCCATGTAGCTTCACAAGATTTTATAGAAAGGATTCAAAGCCTCTGTGATACTCATGATGCTCTGTTTATCGTTGATGAGGTACAAACTGGCATTGGACGAACGGGAGCAATGTTCGGATTTGAACACTATAACGTGCAGCCTGATATTATTGCCATCGCTAAAGCTATGGGCGGCGGGTTCCCTATTGGAGCCATGGTGTGTACCGATAAAGTAGCTAAAACCATGAGTTACGGCGACCACGGAAGCACGTACGGTGGCAATCCGCTAGCTTGTGCCGCTTCTGTGGCCGCCTTGAATACGATAAAGGATGAAGATTTAATCCAACAAGCTGATGAAAAGGGACAGTTTTTGGAAAATAAACTTCGCGAAATGAGTTCAACTATTCCCGAAATCACAGACATTCGCGGACGAGGATTGATGCTCGGTGTTGAACTGGACTTTAACGGCCGCAAGGTGGTTGAGGATATGATGGCCATGGGAGTGCTTTCTAACTGTACACAAGGCAACGTAATTCGCCTGGTGCCGCCGCTTGTCATTAACAACGAAGAGTTGACTCGATTAGCTGACGTGCTAATACAGGCAATCAGAAAAAATATCGGGATAGATAAAACAAAATGA